From Mycobacteriales bacterium, the proteins below share one genomic window:
- a CDS encoding 6-phosphofructokinase gives MRIGVLTGGGDCPGLNAVIRAVVRKGTQVHGHEFVGFRDGWRGPLEAVTMPLGIEQTRGILPRGGTILGSSRTNVMKVENGVERVRQNLADLGVDALVAIGGEDTLGVATQLAAAGLNVVGVPKTIDNDLGATDYTFGFDTAVQIAVDAIDRLHTTAESHHRALIVEVMGRHAGWIALHSGMAGGANVILIPERPFDIDRVCAYVEARFAGEFAPILVVAEGAQPKEGTLALQTGEKDSFGHVRLGGIGQLLEREIEARTGYEARQTVLGYVQRGGTPTAYDRILATRFGLAAADAVHEGDSGVMVALRGTDIVRVPLEEATRELKTVPAERFEEAEVFFG, from the coding sequence GTGCGGATCGGTGTGCTGACCGGCGGGGGCGACTGCCCGGGACTGAACGCGGTGATCCGGGCGGTGGTCCGCAAGGGCACGCAGGTGCACGGCCACGAGTTCGTCGGCTTCCGGGACGGCTGGAGGGGCCCGCTCGAGGCGGTCACGATGCCGCTCGGCATCGAGCAGACCCGCGGCATCCTGCCGCGCGGAGGCACCATCCTGGGCAGCAGCCGTACCAACGTCATGAAGGTCGAGAACGGCGTCGAGCGGGTGCGGCAGAACCTCGCCGACCTCGGCGTGGACGCGCTGGTGGCGATCGGCGGCGAGGACACGCTCGGCGTCGCGACGCAGCTGGCGGCGGCCGGACTGAACGTGGTCGGTGTCCCCAAGACCATCGACAACGATCTGGGCGCGACCGACTACACCTTCGGCTTCGACACGGCGGTGCAGATCGCGGTGGACGCGATCGACCGGCTGCACACCACCGCCGAGTCGCACCACCGGGCTCTGATCGTCGAGGTGATGGGCCGGCATGCCGGGTGGATCGCCCTGCACTCCGGGATGGCCGGCGGCGCCAACGTCATCCTCATCCCGGAGCGTCCGTTCGACATCGACAGGGTGTGCGCGTACGTCGAGGCGCGGTTCGCCGGGGAGTTCGCGCCGATTCTCGTCGTGGCGGAGGGCGCGCAGCCGAAGGAGGGCACGCTCGCGCTGCAGACCGGGGAGAAGGACTCCTTCGGTCATGTCCGGCTCGGCGGGATCGGCCAGCTGCTCGAGCGCGAGATCGAGGCGCGTACGGGCTACGAGGCGCGGCAGACCGTCCTCGGCTACGTGCAGCGCGGCGGCACCCCGACCGCGTACGACCGCATCCTGGCCACCCGCTTCGGACTGGCGGCCGCGGACGCGGTGCACGAGGGCGACAGCGGCGTGATGGTGGCGCTGCGCGGTACCGACATCGTCCGGGTGCCGCTCGAGGAGGCGACCCGCGAGCTGAAGACGGTGCCGGCCGAACGCTTCGAGGAGGCCGAGGTCTTCTTCGGCTAG
- a CDS encoding polyadenylate-specific 3'-exoribonuclease AS yields the protein MRVWYDAEFSTTAPDIGLVSLGAVIEDGREFYAVSTEFDAEAAHPWVKKNVLPQLPPPGDPAWMSRIELREALLRFLGAEPVLWAWYGAYDHVALCQLWGSMPELPRALPRVTLDVRQLWEHLGRPPLPVQDGGLHHALDDARHVKVRWEALAEKAYRLGLEV from the coding sequence ATGAGGGTCTGGTACGACGCCGAGTTCTCCACGACCGCGCCCGACATCGGGCTGGTCTCGCTCGGCGCGGTCATCGAGGACGGCCGCGAGTTCTACGCCGTGTCCACGGAATTCGATGCCGAGGCCGCACACCCGTGGGTGAAGAAGAACGTGCTGCCGCAGCTCCCGCCGCCGGGGGACCCGGCCTGGATGTCGCGCATCGAGCTGCGGGAGGCGCTGCTGCGCTTCCTCGGCGCCGAGCCGGTGCTGTGGGCGTGGTACGGCGCGTACGACCACGTCGCGCTCTGCCAGCTGTGGGGGTCGATGCCGGAGCTGCCGCGGGCCCTGCCGCGCGTCACCCTCGACGTGCGCCAGCTGTGGGAGCACCTCGGCCGGCCGCCGCTGCCGGTGCAGGACGGCGGGCTGCACCACGCGCTGGACGACGCCCGGCATGTGAAGGTGCGCTGGGAGGCGCTGGCCGAGAAGGCCTACCGGCTGGGGCTCGAGGTCTGA